TAACTTTAGTACCCTCGTGAATGATAAATAAATCTTTGGAATTTTCGCTAGGTGCACTTTTAATAGTGGCGCTTGAATTAAACAATATTGCCTCACTTTCGGCATGTTGCTGACTATAATTCGTTTTCGCCAACAAATAAAAAGTAGTCGCAATTAAAACAGCAAGACAAAAACTTCCAAAAAACACTTGTTTACTTAGCGTTGAACTGCTTATTCTAAAAACTACCAGCAAGCTAAATGCAATAAATAAAGCAACAATACAGGCTATTCCCCAATCGTCGGCCGAATGAGAATGTACAAAATTATCCCACCACGATTTAAAAATTAATTGCTCTTTGGTTTCAGTTTTATCAATTGTTTTTAGATTGGCCAATTTTAGATTTGCAAGTATGTCTTCATCAGCTGGTGCTAATTTTTTTGCTTTTTCATAGTACAAAATCGCACTGGCAATACTATCCGTTTTAAAATAGGCATTGGCTAAATTAAAGTACAACTCACTCGATTGATAGCCTTCATTTATTAATTGACGGTAAGAAGTTATTGCGGAAGAGTAGTTGTTTTTTAAATAGGCATCGTTGCCAATTTTAAACACATCGTTTTCTCCAGCTTTTATAGTAAAAGCACTCAATAGAATAAAGCTTAGAACAAGTATATTTTTCATTTTAACTCCTCCTCTATTTTACTAATGGTAGATACAGTATCGGCATAATCGGTTTGCATGGCACTGGTTGATTTAACCGGAGCAAATCGAGCAAACTCACTTTTGTTTAACGTAAGTATCAAGAAATTTATTGCCTCTTGATTGGTTCCCTTAGCCAACAATACTTCCGAAATTTTTTCTTTGGTTAATTCTACTGCCGATAAATTAAGCTTATCACTCAAATAGCCATTAATCGACTTAAATAATTCGTTATAAAAGGCGTCGTAATTATTTTGTTGCAAGTAGTTATTAGCTAAAGCCAAACGTTTACGTGCTATTTGCGTAGCTTTTTTACTCTTACGACTTACCGTATCGTTCAAGCTATTGGTGTATTTTTTAAAGAACAACAAAAAGGCTACAAACAACAACACAGGCAATAAAAGTAGCATATAAAATTTGGCTGAGCCAAAAAAATCATTTCCTGTTTTCTGTAAATTAGTTTTGGTTTTAATGTACCGAATATCGTTGCCCAAAATCTTTACATCCTCTTTTGCAGTAATAACAGTAGTTCCAGATTCGGTCTCGTTAGCAGCACCCCTTTCTACATCGAGTGTAAAATCAGGTGAGTTTAATGTTACATAGCTCTTTTTAGAGATATCAAAATAAGAAAAACTAATGGGAGGTAATTCGTATTTACCTGAGTGACGAGGAATTAACAAATAATCGAAGGTACGGCTACCTGATACTCCGGCTGTTGTTGTAGAAATTTTATCGCTAATTTTTGCATCGTATCCCTCAATTTCAGGGGGTAATTTTAACTTAAAGGGATCAATTAATTTTAAATTTCCTTTTCCTGAAAGTGTGATGTATAAATTGGTAGCATCATTGGTTTTTAAAGTTTTGTTGGTATTACTTAATCGACACTCCATACCGAAATCACCAA
This region of Bacteroidota bacterium genomic DNA includes:
- a CDS encoding SH3 domain-containing protein; amino-acid sequence: MKNILVLSFILLSAFTIKAGENDVFKIGNDAYLKNNYSSAITSYRQLINEGYQSSELYFNLANAYFKTDSIASAILYYEKAKKLAPADEDILANLKLANLKTIDKTETKEQLIFKSWWDNFVHSHSADDWGIACIVALFIAFSLLVVFRISSSTLSKQVFFGSFCLAVLIATTFYLLAKTNYSQQHAESEAILFNSSATIKSAPSENSKDLFIIHEGTKVNIIEKDNSWFRIRLYNGNEGWMKESAVKII
- a CDS encoding protein BatD; its protein translation is MKQKLIGILLLVFASHFSWAQDATLVASTSRNQVGVGEQFQITYTLKGAGSNFRAPDMRDFVVLSGPNQSSSMEIINGNMSQSISLSYIIAAQREGKFTIGPAAISSNGKQVNSKSLVIEVVKNPAAQNSRNGQQSMDGDDNSDLFLRAFVDKSKVYVGEQLVVTFKIYTKVSIVQNALTKAPVFNGFWSEDIVSPNQQATLRPEVFDGVQYQAAEIKKTVIMPQRAGSLEITEMVMDVVKRVQQRSRSNSFFDQFFGGVYQDLRTTVKNKPLKIEVMPLPTAGKPVDFNGAVGDFGMECRLSNTNKTLKTNDATNLYITLSGKGNLKLIDPFKLKLPPEIEGYDAKISDKISTTTAGVSGSRTFDYLLIPRHSGKYELPPISFSYFDISKKSYVTLNSPDFTLDVERGAANETESGTTVITAKEDVKILGNDIRYIKTKTNLQKTGNDFFGSAKFYMLLLLPVLLFVAFLLFFKKYTNSLNDTVSRKSKKATQIARKRLALANNYLQQNNYDAFYNELFKSINGYLSDKLNLSAVELTKEKISEVLLAKGTNQEAINFLILTLNKSEFARFAPVKSTSAMQTDYADTVSTISKIEEELK